The genomic region atttcgatTACTCTACAATGCTAAAACGTTcttgatatatatttaatctataatctacatctaaatatttttctaataacttatttacgtTTCTTATCCTAGTCTTAAATCTAATTCCGTCCAACATCTTTTCTTCCCAGTCACTTATCCTTGATTGTCTGTAAGCAAACGTCCAAGTGTGCATTCGGTACACTCTATTTTTCGATTCGCaaaacgtcacttttttttccattttattcacTTCACATCTTCATTAATGCGTGCAAATCTAAATCCAGTAATACCTTATCCATACCGTATACGAGCAGTTCTTTAGTTACGCACAAATGTTCACTTGGTGCACCGTTTGAAGCAACCAatatattcgattttatatcaCCTTGCATTGTTGATACCACATCGATCACgctatcgtaataatttttatattccatacactTTAATACTTCTACCCTACTCGAAACTAAATCGCTAAGTTTCCACAATTCGTGTAACGAGTCGTAAGCCaggtaaaatatttctgaccccctttccattttcaacacttttcgtaCATTTTCTATCCATTGGCTGCTGCAGGTCACGCCGCTTACAACGAAATGTGGTGGTGCCGATAAATCACCAACAAAACTATTCATAATCAATTGTCTGCTATTAATCACATTTTTCCATTcgtcttcggtaaaagttATGCATTGTCCTTTTCCCATTAATCTTATAACCGGATCAAAATGTAGATTGGCAGACATGCCAACCGATATCCATTTCGttcgacttttatttaaataatatgtacTCTCGGAGAATAATGGTGCTTGATTACCTTTTTGGAGATTATTTTTCACTGCCTCATTTAATACTACGTTACTTGTGAAAGGCAACTTTccacaattttctacataatgttgttGATTGCTAGGAAATACGTACTCCGCTAAGTCGGAAGCCAACAAATTAATTCCATCGAATACCAcatccttttttctttgattatcaCTTCCTAGCGACACATTTGTTGCAGTTGTCTCATTACAATTACCCTCCATTTTGATGTTTCGGgcaggttttttattttcacccttTTCAAATGAATTTACAGCAGCTCTCTTAGTTGGACATTTGGGGTTCGGTCTGGTTGCCACtaaacatcaatattattgATTACATTAGTACATTATCTACTTGTATTACATTTGAATTACTTACTCGTTACGTTAAAAATCCTCTGTACTAAATGCACCAAAAATCtacacgatatttttaatatgtactaAATACACAAAAACCTTACTCTGAAGCACAACACTCTGCGGTACAACTTCGACCAACGTTTGTATTTATAGCAATACATAAGGTTGCTGGTGGGGGGAGTAATATTTCACATCATTACCGAATATATCTATTATACATGTTCTAACACGTCATTATATCGTGAGACGTCAGACAAAACGcatgacaaatttattaagaagctcttaaaaaatatctcgcaggtgGATCATGACTCATCTACTAACAAGTTAGTTGACCTCCTCCTCAAACCTGTcctcccaaaaaatttgccgattcaagaacctcctcgcatATTCTTAAATACCCGTACacctttacataataaaataaaaaatatctcgcaggtaagttatgactcacttatttgtatacctacatatctcaaaaccgtatacctttgtgtataataataaattaagagatatatcgaaaacattaacagttcattgagaagcgtcgaaggataaacatagtaattgttttcatctaggtaaacaggttacatataaagataaatttttaataacataacctaaataaagatacatttttaataaagataaatttttaataatttcgtcaaaataacataaccttctcaagttaattgacctcctcctctcttcatcgaatctcctccgaccctcaaaagaatcgccgattcaagaacctcctctcctcatcgaacctcctctgacccccaaaaaatttgccgattcaagaacctcctcctagaacgcaggttcgaggaggaggttcttgaatcggcgaatctatactactgacatcttggagcatgttggagataaaaatccaaatgtgcccaaaacgtgatattatgacgttatacgccgttctgagccatgtttgaactttctatcacttttggttccgataattctgttggccatatttgtgatattcaggggccaaatgacatcttggagcgtgttggagataaaaaacaaaatgtgcccaaaacgtgatattatgacgttatacgccgttctgagccatgtttgaactttctatcacttttggttccgataattctgttgaccatatttgtgatattcaggcgccaaatgacatcttggagcgtgttggagataaaaaacaaaatgtgcccaaaacgtgatattatgacgttatacgccgttctgagccatgtttgaactttctatcacttttggttccgataattctgttgaccatatttgagatattcaggcgccaaatgacatcttgaagcgtgttggagataaaaaacaaaatgtgcccaaaacgtgatattatgacgttatacgccgttctgagccatgtttgaactttctatcacttttggttccgattattctgttgaccatatttgtgatattcaggcgccaaatgacatcttgaagcgtgttggagataaaaaacaaaatgtgcccaaaacgtgatattatgacgttatacgccgttctgagccatgtttgaactttctatcacttttggttccgataattctgttgaccatatttgagatattcaggcgccaaatgacatcttgaagcgtgttggagataaaaaacaaaatgtgcccaaaacgtgatattatgacgttatacgccgttctgagccatgtttgaactttctatcacttttggttccgattattctgttgaccatatttgtgatattcaggcgccaaatgacatcttggagcgtgttggagataaaaaacaaaatgtgcccaaaacgtgatattatgacgttatacgccgttctgagccatgtttgaactttctatcacttttggttccgataattctgttgaccatatttgtgatattcaggcgccaaatgacatcttggagcgtgttggagataaaaaacaaaatgtgcccaaaacgtgatattatgacgttatacgccgttctgagccatgtttgaactttctatcacttttggttccgataattctgttgaccatatttgagatattcaggcgccaaatgacatcttggagcatgttggagataaaaatccaaatgtgcccaaaacgtgatattatgacgttatacgccgttctgagccatgtttgaactttctatcacttttggttccgataattctgttggccatatttgtgatattcaggggccaaatgacatcttggagcgtgttggagataaaaaacaaaatgtgcccaaaacgtgatattatgacgttatacgccgttctgagccatgtttgaactttctatcacttttggttccgataattctgttgaccatatttgtgatattcaggcgccaaatgacatcttggagcgtgttggagataaaaaacaaaatgtgcccaaaacgtgatattatgacgttatacgccgttctgagccatgtttgaactttctatcacttttggttccgataattctgttgaccatatatgtgatattcaggggccaaatgacatcttggagcatgttggagataaaaaacaaaatgtgcccaaaacgtgatattatgacgttatacgccgttctgagccatgtttgaactttctatcacttttggttccgataattctgttgaccatatatgtgatattcaggggccaaatgacatcttggagcatgttggagataaaaaacaaaatgtgcccaaaacgtgatattatgacgttatacgccgttctgagccatgtttgaactttctatcacttttggttccgataattctgttggccatatttgtgatattcaggggccaaatgacatcttggagcatgttttagataaaaatccaaatgtgcccaaaacgtgatattatgacgttatacgccgttctgagccatgtttgaactttctatcacttttggttccgataattctgttgaccatatatgtgatattcaggggccaaatgacatcttggagcatgttggagataaaaaacaaaatgtgcccaaaacgtgatattatgacgttatacgccgttctgagccatgtttgaattttctatcacttttggttccgataattttggtgaccatatttgtgattttcaggggccaaatgacatcttggagcatgttggagatcaaaatccaaatgtgcccaaaacgtgatattatgacgttatacgccgttctgagccatgtttgaattttctatcacttttggttccgataattctgttggccatatttgcgatattcaggggccaaatgtcacattggagcatgttggagataaaaaacaaaatgtgcccaaaacgtgatattatgacgttatacgccgttctgagccatgtttgaactttctatcacttttggttccggtaattctgttgaccatatatgtgatattcaggggccaaatgacatattggagcatgttttagataaaaaacaaaatgcgcccaaaccgtgatattatgacgttatacgccgttctgagccatgtttgaactttctatcacttttggttccgataattctgttggccatatttgcgatattcaggggccaaatgtcacattggagcatgttagagataaaaaacaaaatgtgcccaatacgtgatattatgacgttatacgccgttctgagccatgtttgaactttctatcacttttggttccgataattctggtgaccatatttgtgatattcaggggagaaatgacatcttggagcatgttggtgataaaaaacaaaatgtgtccaaaacgtgatattatgtcgttatacgccgttctgagacatgtttgaactttctatcacttttggttccgataattctgttggccatatttgcgatattcaggggccaaatgtcacattggagcatgttagagataaaaaacaaaatgtgcccaatacgtgatattatgacgttatacgccgttctgagccatgtttgaactttctatcacttttggttccgataatgttgaccatatttgtgatattcaggcgccaaatgacattttggagcatgttggagataaaaaacaaaatgtgcccaaaacgtgatattatgacgttatacgccgttctgagccatgtttgaactttctatcacttttggttccgataattctgttgaccatatatgtgatattcaggggccaaatgacatcttggagcatgttggagataaaaaacaaaatgtgcccaaaacgtgatattatgacgttatacgccgttctgagccatgtttgaactttctatcacttttggttccgataattctgttggccatatttgtgatattcaggggccaaatgacatcttggagcatgttggagataaaaatccaaatgtgcccaaaacgtgatattatgacgttatacgccgttctgagccatgtttgaactttctatcacttttggtttcggtaattctgttgaccatatttgtgatattcaggcgccaaatgacatcttggagcatgttggagataaaaaacaaaatgtgcccaaaacgtgatattatgacgttatacgccgttctgagccatgtttgaactttctatcacttttggttccgataattctgttgaccatatttgtgatattcaggcgccaaatgacatcttggagcgtgttggagataaaaaacaaaatgtcccaaaacgtgatattatgacgttatacgccgttctgagccatgtttgaactttctatcacttttggttccgataatgttgaccatatttgtgatattcaggcgccaaatgacatcttggagcgtgttggagataaaaaacaaaatgtcccaaaacgtgatattatgacgttatacgccgttctgagccatgtttgaactttctatcacttttggttccgataattctgttgaccatatatgtgatattcaggggccaaatgacatcttggagcatgttggagataaaaaacaaaatgtgcccaaaacgtgatattatga from Onthophagus taurus isolate NC chromosome 5, IU_Otau_3.0, whole genome shotgun sequence harbors:
- the LOC139429762 gene encoding uncharacterized protein → MATRPNPKCPTKRAAVNSFEKGENKKPARNIKMEGNCNETTATNVSLGSDNQRKKDVVFDGINLLASDLAEYVFPSNQQHYVENCGKLPFTSNVVLNEAVKNNLQKGNQAPLFSESTYYLNKSRTKWISVGMSANLHFDPVIRLMGKGQCITFTEDEWKNVINSRQLIMNSFVGDLSAPPHFVVSGVTCSSQWIENVRKVLKMERGSEIFYLAYDSLHELWKLSDLVSSRVEVLKCMEYKNYYDSVIDVVSTMQGDIKSNILVASNGAPSEHLCVTKELLVYGMDKVLLDLDLHALMKM